A region from the Plasmodium berghei ANKA genome assembly, chromosome: 9 genome encodes:
- a CDS encoding prefoldin, putative, translating to MNLYGVLGNAAINEQTKEDFQKIILKSESFIDDVLHEHLKERQKKRDEILQDIFDMEILVANLKLLIEMKDQKEIETITELGCDSYVYADILDKNKIFIQIGYEFYLEMSLENAIVFLKKKINIYEEKLTYWNKEIAKIKAHIQILMRAISNLT from the exons atgaatttgtATGGCGTGTTAGGGAATGCAGCTATAAATGAGCAAACTAAAGAagattttcaaaaaattattctgAAAAGTGAAAGTTTTATTGATGATGTTTTACATGAACACCTTAAAGAacgacaaaaaaaaagggatGAAATATTGCAAGACATTTTTGATAT GGAAATTTTAGTGGCAAATTTGAAATTACTCATCGAAATGAAAGATCAAAAAGAGATCGAGACAATCACAGAGCTAGGATGTGATAGTTACGTGTATGCAGACAT actcgataaaaataagattTTTATCCAGATAGGCTACGAATTTTACCTAGAGATGAGTCTTGAAAATGCTATAGTTTtcttaaaaaagaaaataaatatttatgagga AAAATTAACATATTGGAATAAGGAAATAGCTAAGATTAAGGCCCACATACAAATa TTAATGAGGGCAATTTCAAATTTGACGTGA
- a CDS encoding DNA repair protein RAD51: MKSANAKEDTISQTCDNSTTEEVDEHLYAGPLKIEQLLAKGFVKRDLELLKEGGLQTVECVAYAPMRTLCSIKGISEQKAEKLKKACKELCNSGFCNAIDYHDARQNLIKFTTGSKQLDALLKGGIETGGITELFGEFRTGKSQLCHTLAITCQLPIEQSGGEGKCLWIDTEGTFRPERIVAIAKRYGLHPTDCLNNIAYAKAYNCDHQTELLIDASAMMADTRFALLIVDSATALYRSEYTGRGELANRQSHLCRFLRGLQRIADIYGVAVIITNQVVAKVDAMSMFGGHEKIPIGGNIIAHASQTRLYLRKGRGESRICKIYDSPVLPEGEAVFAITEGGIADYEEK, translated from the coding sequence ATGAAATCAGCTAACGCAAAAGAAGATACAATTTCGCAAACATGTGACAATAGTACTACAGAAGAAGTCGATGAACATTTATATGCGGGACCATTGAAAATAGAACAATTGCTTGCAAAAGGATTTGTTAAAAGAGATTTAGAATTACTTAAAGAAGGCGGTTTGCAAACAGTCGAATGTGTAGCATACGCCCCTATGCGTACATTATGTTCCATTAAAGGTATAAGTGAACAAAAGgcagaaaaattaaaaaaggcATGCAAAGAATTATGTAATTCTGGTTTTTGCAATGCAATAGACTACCATGATGCTCgacaaaatttaataaagtTTACAACTGGATCAAAACAGTTAGATGCTTTATTAAAAGGAGGGATCGAAACTGGTGGAATTACTGAATTATTTGGAGAGTTTCGTACTGGAAAAAGTCAGCTTTGCCATACATTGGCTATAACATGCCAATTGCCGATTGAACAGTCTGGAGGTGAGGGTAAATGCTTATGGATTGATACAGAAGGAACATTTCGACCTGAACGTATTGTAGCTATAGCTAAAAGGTATGGTTTGCACCCAACAGATTgcttaaataatatagcaTATGCTAAAGCCTATAATTGTGATCACCAAACAGAATTATTAATAGATGCAAGTGCAATGATGGCAGATACAAGATTTGCTTTATTAATAGTGGATTCAGCAACCGCTTTATACAGATCAGAATATACAGGAAGAGGAGAACTTGCTAATAGGCAATCACATTTATGCCGATTTTTAAGAGGACTACAACGAATAGCTGATATATATGGGGTTGCAGTAATAATAACTAATCAAGTTGTTGCAAAAGTTGATGCCATGAGTATGTTTGGAGGGCACGAAAAAATTCCAATTGGCGGAAATATAATTGCGCACGCAAGCCAAACAAGATTGTATTTAAGAAAAGGCCGTGGTGAAAGTCGAATTTGCAAAATTTATGATTCTCCAGTGTTACCTGAAGGCGAGGCCGTATTTGCTATAACAGAAGGTGGAATAGCAGAttatgaagaaaaataa